From one Bacteroides eggerthii genomic stretch:
- a CDS encoding glycosyltransferase family 4 protein, with the protein MKLIFSDNNLWSLLHFRGKIIKGLKNAGHEIIIVAPYEDIDEDTLLYGVEYVYPKLDRTNQGLINEAIYIKDLYRIYKKYKPEFIFHYTTKPVLYGSIIARLLSIPSVGMLAGTGELFGSKKKFKYCVALLLMRLSLSFAKKILLLNSEDEQTLISERFVNPSQVIVLDGGEGVDTEYYCPDTEYKPNHHRKFIMVARVLYDKGYYEYVEVAKRIKQHYPESEFLLLGYLDTNHPHKVPRSVVLKDQKCGYIKYLGTVTDIPSILGKCDCFVLPSFYNEGMNRSLMEAISMGKVIVTTNNKGCRDMVINNENGYLVKPKDVESLYDAIFSICNLSDEKMLEMGRKSRELAVRRFSIDKVMLKYLQLIND; encoded by the coding sequence ATGAAATTAATATTTTCAGACAATAATTTATGGTCTTTATTGCATTTTAGAGGAAAAATTATTAAAGGTCTGAAAAATGCAGGGCATGAAATTATTATTGTCGCTCCTTATGAAGATATTGATGAAGATACTTTATTGTATGGAGTAGAATACGTATACCCTAAATTGGATAGAACCAATCAGGGGTTGATAAATGAAGCGATATATATAAAAGATTTATATCGAATTTATAAAAAGTATAAGCCGGAGTTCATCTTTCATTATACCACTAAGCCTGTGTTATATGGAAGTATAATAGCGAGATTGCTCTCAATTCCTTCTGTAGGTATGTTGGCAGGAACTGGAGAATTATTTGGGAGTAAGAAAAAATTTAAGTATTGTGTTGCATTACTTTTGATGCGTCTGTCACTTTCTTTTGCAAAGAAGATTTTATTACTAAATAGCGAGGATGAACAAACATTGATTTCTGAAAGATTTGTTAATCCGTCGCAGGTGATTGTTTTGGATGGCGGTGAAGGTGTTGATACGGAATATTATTGTCCTGATACAGAGTATAAGCCAAATCATCATAGGAAGTTTATAATGGTTGCCAGAGTATTATACGATAAAGGATATTATGAATATGTGGAAGTTGCAAAGAGAATTAAGCAGCATTATCCAGAAAGTGAATTTCTGTTACTTGGTTATCTTGATACTAATCATCCTCATAAAGTGCCTAGAAGTGTCGTTTTAAAAGATCAAAAGTGTGGATACATAAAATACTTAGGAACAGTGACTGATATTCCATCTATTTTAGGAAAATGTGATTGTTTTGTTCTTCCTTCTTTTTATAATGAAGGGATGAATAGATCTTTAATGGAGGCTATATCGATGGGGAAAGTTATAGTAACTACCAATAACAAAGGTTGTAGAGACATGGTGATAAATAATGAAAACGGGTATTTAGTAAAGCCTAAAGATGTGGAGAGCCTGTATGATGCAATCTTTTCTATTTGTAATTTGTCCGATGAAAAAATGTTGGAGATGGGGCGTAAAAGTAGAGAGTTGGCTGTTAGACGATTCTCGATTGATAAAGTAATGTTAAAATACCTACAGCTAATTAATGATTAA
- a CDS encoding DUF1972 domain-containing protein, whose protein sequence is MIKVSIIGTVGVPANYGGFESLVENIIGDNSSKNIHYIIYCSSKNYSQKLLSYKNAKLKYIPLNANGSQSILYDIISLLKATRSSDVILVLGVSGCCFLPVYRLFSRKRLVINIDGLEHKRDKWGKWTRRFLKFSEKMALRYGDVIVADNKGIQDYVAEEYGKKTALIAYGGNHVLCDISDIENEVLEKYELKREEYSFSLCRIEPENNVHITLDAFKVSGKRLVFVGNWERSLYGKELLETYADCENIHLLSPIYDLKILNVLRSHCSFYIHGHSAGGTNPSLVEAMFFQKPILAFDVIYNRETTEQKANYFSSVDDLVKLLELPYSTFQSNANNMIEIAQRRYRWEVIAQQYEILYNE, encoded by the coding sequence ATGATTAAAGTTTCAATTATAGGCACGGTCGGAGTACCTGCCAATTATGGTGGTTTTGAGTCTTTAGTAGAAAATATTATTGGTGATAATTCTTCAAAAAACATTCATTATATTATTTATTGCAGTAGTAAGAATTACTCTCAAAAGCTTCTTTCTTATAAGAATGCAAAATTGAAGTATATTCCGTTGAATGCCAATGGAAGCCAGAGTATCTTATATGATATTATCTCTTTGCTGAAGGCCACAAGAAGTAGTGATGTTATCCTTGTTCTGGGAGTGTCCGGCTGTTGTTTCCTTCCTGTATATCGCTTGTTCTCCAGAAAACGCTTAGTTATCAATATTGACGGTTTGGAACATAAGCGCGACAAATGGGGAAAATGGACAAGACGTTTTTTGAAGTTTTCGGAGAAGATGGCCTTAAGGTATGGTGATGTGATAGTGGCAGATAATAAAGGCATTCAAGATTATGTAGCGGAAGAGTATGGCAAGAAAACGGCATTGATAGCTTATGGAGGTAATCATGTGTTGTGTGATATTTCGGATATTGAAAATGAAGTATTAGAAAAATATGAACTGAAAAGAGAAGAATACTCTTTTTCACTTTGTAGAATAGAACCGGAAAATAATGTACATATAACATTAGACGCTTTCAAAGTATCCGGTAAAAGACTGGTTTTTGTCGGAAATTGGGAAAGAAGTTTATATGGGAAAGAATTATTGGAAACCTATGCTGACTGCGAGAATATTCATCTATTATCTCCTATATATGACTTGAAAATATTGAATGTATTGAGAAGTCATTGCTCTTTTTATATACATGGGCATAGTGCAGGGGGGACTAATCCTTCGTTGGTAGAAGCTATGTTCTTCCAAAAACCGATATTGGCTTTTGACGTCATATATAATAGGGAAACGACAGAGCAAAAAGCTAATTATTTTTCTTCAGTTGATGATTTAGTAAAGTTATTAGAATTGCCATATTCAACTTTTCAATCAAATGCAAATAATATGATAGAGATTGCTCAAAGACGTTATCGGTGGGAAGTTATTGCACAACAATATGAGATATTATATAATGAATAA
- a CDS encoding glycosyltransferase family 32 protein: protein MIPKIIHYCWFGRKPLPPLAVKCIESWKKYLPDYTIKEWNEDNFDINIVPYTREAYEVGKYAFVSDYARFYILYHHGGLYFDTDVEVIRPMDDLVGRGAFMGCENEAKPGATALAVAPGLGLGCNPGLGLYAEILELYSGLHFKCVDGGLNLKTVVEYTTDLLVNKGLRNISTEQYIGGIWIYPKEFFSPKSYHTGEINITSNTYCIHHFAGTWLPKSVKFKLKIRKILGEKFYAFSKRLKDVYKSVINYNVKP, encoded by the coding sequence ATGATACCTAAAATAATTCATTATTGTTGGTTCGGAAGAAAACCACTTCCGCCACTGGCTGTAAAGTGTATTGAGTCATGGAAGAAGTATCTGCCCGACTACACAATAAAAGAGTGGAATGAAGATAATTTTGATATAAATATTGTTCCTTATACTCGTGAAGCCTACGAGGTAGGGAAATATGCCTTTGTGAGCGACTATGCCCGCTTTTATATCTTGTATCATCATGGAGGGCTGTACTTCGACACGGATGTGGAGGTGATACGACCGATGGATGACCTTGTGGGACGTGGAGCGTTTATGGGGTGTGAAAATGAAGCGAAGCCCGGAGCGACTGCATTAGCTGTCGCTCCGGGGCTTGGCCTGGGATGTAATCCGGGGCTTGGCCTGTATGCGGAAATCCTGGAGTTGTATAGTGGATTGCACTTTAAGTGTGTTGATGGGGGATTGAATCTGAAAACAGTAGTTGAATATACGACCGATTTACTTGTTAATAAAGGACTCCGGAACATATCCACAGAGCAATATATTGGTGGAATCTGGATATATCCCAAAGAATTCTTCTCGCCTAAATCATATCATACCGGCGAAATCAATATCACTTCAAATACATATTGTATTCATCATTTTGCAGGTACATGGTTACCTAAATCTGTTAAATTTAAATTGAAAATTAGAAAAATATTGGGAGAGAAATTCTATGCCTTCTCGAAACGTTTAAAGGACGTTTATAAATCTGTTATTAATTACAATGTTAAGCCTTAA
- a CDS encoding polysaccharide pyruvyl transferase family protein produces the protein MKIGVLTFCSTEDNYGQVLQCYALQFYLNSMGHETYLIKYDASRNGKDLLWLLSLPHKILRKVLSIVLNKKDDKIWQEFKEFEKLASEENRKHPRCFSKFKEQYIKALPLIYNKKELYHTPPAFDIYIVGSDQVWGGIDPVYFLDWVSKGKKCIAYAPSFGGFQLSKTNSKILKFYLSKFDVVTVREKSGVDICKLLGREDVQLVLDPTFLLSKDDYRLLYKSTQTKPVNDYIFLYLLGNKIDFDVKDVFEWAARYNLEVKYVSSQGRVDSFKKEYPTIEDWIQLIENAKYVITNSFHGMAFSIIMNAPFIVIPLAGSFVRMNGRIYDILSMLKLKSRIYKDNLDILLSEIDFSPVNALLSDKREEIALNFKDWLKN, from the coding sequence GGACAGGTTCTCCAATGCTATGCTTTACAATTTTATTTAAATAGCATGGGACATGAAACTTATTTAATAAAATATGACGCTTCAAGAAATGGAAAAGATTTATTGTGGCTTTTGTCATTGCCTCATAAGATTCTTAGAAAGGTATTATCTATAGTTCTTAACAAGAAGGACGATAAAATTTGGCAAGAATTTAAGGAATTTGAAAAACTTGCCAGTGAAGAGAATAGAAAACATCCTAGATGTTTTTCTAAATTTAAAGAACAATATATAAAGGCTTTACCATTAATTTATAATAAGAAAGAATTATATCATACTCCTCCTGCTTTTGATATTTATATTGTTGGGAGTGACCAAGTATGGGGAGGAATAGATCCTGTCTATTTCTTAGATTGGGTATCTAAAGGGAAAAAATGTATAGCTTATGCACCGTCGTTTGGTGGATTTCAGTTGTCTAAAACTAATTCTAAAATATTGAAATTTTATCTTTCTAAATTTGATGTTGTTACTGTTCGAGAAAAATCTGGAGTCGATATTTGTAAGCTATTGGGAAGAGAGGATGTACAATTGGTTCTTGATCCTACTTTTCTACTTTCCAAGGACGATTATAGACTGCTGTATAAGTCTACACAGACAAAACCAGTTAATGATTATATTTTTTTATATCTATTAGGAAATAAAATAGATTTTGATGTTAAGGATGTCTTTGAATGGGCCGCGAGATATAATTTGGAAGTAAAATATGTTTCAAGTCAAGGAAGAGTAGATAGCTTTAAAAAAGAATATCCTACAATAGAAGACTGGATTCAGTTAATAGAGAATGCTAAATATGTTATAACCAATTCTTTTCATGGCATGGCATTTAGTATTATAATGAATGCCCCTTTTATTGTTATTCCTTTAGCAGGTTCGTTTGTGCGCATGAATGGAAGAATTTATGATATTCTGTCTATGTTGAAACTAAAATCTCGCATTTATAAAGATAACTTGGATATTCTATTGTCGGAAATTGATTTTTCCCCTGTAAACGCACTATTGAGTGATAAACGTGAGGAAATAGCTTTAAATTTTAAAGATTGGCTCAAAAATTAA
- a CDS encoding glycosyltransferase family 4 protein produces MKILQINNYNYLKGGSEKVYQVTIELLKANGHQVRYFSTADPKNEELCEGYAVGIQSWRNAKGLIGKLKGVCDFIYNLQVARQLDSYLNDFHPDVAHLHIFYGNLSNAIIDVLHKHQIPMIQSVHEFRLLCPAYTCLDMHLRVCERCAMSTFKLSCISKRCIKGSFTMSVIASIECFVRDRFYNYQKNISAFVMVSRFIEKKHIEYFPQIASKCYQIYNSIDVEYYEKFVIPVCCKERCYLYLGRLSNEKGIKTLIDVFRKKSHLCLKIVGTGIAEDELKEYVQKLGLSNIEFLGFVSGEKLLNIVSAARFTMVPSEWYENNPLSIIESLALGTPVIGSDIGGIPELIVEGKNGFLHNPKDELSLKEALKRAEDLSTEEYESLCKFSIKMARERFDNKVYYQKLMELYKYVMLRNK; encoded by the coding sequence ATGAAAATACTACAAATCAACAATTACAATTATCTTAAAGGTGGTTCTGAGAAAGTCTATCAAGTAACAATAGAATTACTTAAGGCGAATGGTCATCAAGTAAGGTACTTCAGTACTGCAGATCCGAAAAATGAAGAATTATGTGAGGGATATGCTGTAGGTATCCAAAGTTGGAGGAATGCAAAAGGCTTGATTGGAAAACTGAAAGGCGTTTGTGATTTTATTTACAACCTCCAAGTCGCCAGGCAATTAGATTCTTATTTAAACGATTTTCATCCAGATGTGGCCCATTTGCACATTTTCTATGGTAATTTGAGTAATGCAATCATTGATGTATTGCACAAGCATCAGATTCCTATGATACAAAGTGTACATGAATTCAGATTATTGTGTCCTGCCTACACTTGTCTCGATATGCACCTTAGGGTTTGTGAAAGATGTGCTATGAGTACTTTCAAATTATCATGTATTTCAAAACGATGCATTAAGGGAAGTTTCACAATGAGTGTAATAGCCTCAATTGAGTGCTTTGTAAGAGATCGTTTTTATAACTACCAGAAGAATATTTCTGCTTTCGTTATGGTTAGTCGGTTTATTGAGAAGAAACATATAGAATATTTCCCACAGATTGCTTCGAAGTGCTACCAAATATACAATTCGATAGATGTGGAATATTATGAGAAATTCGTAATTCCTGTATGTTGTAAGGAAAGATGTTATTTGTATTTAGGTCGACTCTCCAATGAAAAAGGTATTAAAACTTTGATTGATGTCTTTCGGAAAAAGTCGCACTTATGTTTGAAAATAGTGGGGACAGGAATTGCTGAAGATGAACTGAAGGAATATGTACAAAAGCTTGGTCTTTCAAATATTGAGTTTCTAGGATTCGTCTCAGGAGAAAAACTTCTTAATATTGTTTCTGCTGCACGATTCACAATGGTTCCTTCGGAATGGTATGAAAATAATCCTTTGTCTATAATAGAATCTTTAGCTTTGGGAACTCCTGTTATTGGAAGTGATATTGGCGGGATTCCGGAATTAATAGTTGAAGGTAAAAATGGATTCTTACATAATCCTAAGGATGAGCTGTCCTTGAAAGAAGCTTTAAAGCGGGCAGAAGATTTGAGCACTGAAGAGTATGAATCATTATGTAAGTTCTCCATTAAAATGGCAAGAGAAAGGTTTGATAATAAGGTGTATTATCAAAAATTGATGGAACTATATAAATATGTAATGCTTAGGAATAAATGA